A genome region from Anastrepha obliqua isolate idAnaObli1 chromosome 4, idAnaObli1_1.0, whole genome shotgun sequence includes the following:
- the LOC129245771 gene encoding nuclear pore complex protein Nup50: protein MAGKRQATTNLNHENWDQEDEAEERGTFRKAPEDELKNRVIKKARRKVTAGGSGADTTDDGAPKSVFSGFAGFGKSNSSTPTASPFSFLSKIPGPPADSLNSITTAKTFSFGPVAKTADSTEKKDDKYTENGSATKENVKDNTVKSANYQSKIKGLNQAVSEWIKIHVDKNPLCILTPIFKDYEKYLNDIEEEEKTADKFSTNNTSAKEKKLPSDTASSVSNFKFSTSPAKPGTNITSTSVASPVFSFGSTSTSASGIPTTSSIFTNVSKPASEETKTATFSFGIKSPENKNGGNEAQTVSSSKGFSFGLKSDNKLSSASSTPFTFGKPAASNGDTNESKPAAFSFKPGSTTFNFGNIKPPVAAGPSTSEGANGADDEEDQPPKMEFRQVVEEDAVYSKKCKVFVKKDGAFADRGVGTLYLKPVKDSEKTQLLVRADTNLGNILVNLILSTGIPTQRMGKNNVMMVCLPTPDVEKATSMLLRVKTAEEADELLAELDKYKK, encoded by the exons ATGGCTGGAAAAAGGCAAGCAACTACGAATCTGAATCATGAGAATTGGGATCAGGAAGATGAAGCTGAAGAGCGTGGAACATTTCGTAAAGCTCCAGAAGACgagttaaaaaatcgagttattAAAAAAGCGCGCAGAAAAGTCACCGCCGGCGGCAGCGGCGCAGACACTACCGATGATGGTGCACCCAAAAGCGTGTTCAGTGGTTTTGCAG GTTTCGGCAAGTCAAATAGCTCAACGCCCACAGCATCTCCCTTCTCATTCTTATCGAAAATTCCTGGACCTCCCGCTGATAGTTTGAATAGCATAACCACTGCAAAAACCTTTAGTTTCGGTCCAGTTGCTAAAACGGCTGATTCAACTGAGAAGAAAGACGATAAATATACTGAGAATGGTAGCGcaacaaaagaaaatgtaaaggaTAACACGGTAAAGTCTGCGAATtatcaaagcaaaataaaaggtTTAAACCAGGCTGTAAGCGAATGGATAAAGATACACGTTGACAAAAATCCTCTCTGCATTCTTACACCGATTTTCAAAGACTATGAAAAATACCTTAATGATATAGAAGAAGAGGAGAAAACTGCGGATAAATTTTCAACTAATAATACCTctgcaaaagagaaaaaattgccTTCGGATACAGCGTCATCAGTTAGTAACTTTAAGTTTTCGACATCTCCGGCTAAACCTGGTACGAACATCACCTCCACAAGTGTTGCAAGTCCTGTGTTCTCATTTGGTTCAACCTCCACTTCAGCTTCTGGGATTCCAACAACTTCTAGTATATTTACAAACGTATCTAAACCAGCTTCTgaagaaacaaaaacagcaactttTAGTTTCGGAATAAAATctcctgaaaataaaaatggtggaaaTGAAGCACAAACCGTATCTTCATCTAAAGGATTTTCTTTCGGACTTAAAAGCGACAATAAGCTATCATCGGCTAGTTCAACGCCTTTCACATTCGGCAAACCCGCTGCATCCAACGGTGACACTAATGAAAGCAAACCGGCTGCATTTAGTTTTAAACCGGGTTCTACCACATTCAATTTCGGAAATATAAAGCCACCCGTGGCAGCAGGTCCTTCAACTTCTGAGGGTGCGAATGGAGCAGATGACGAAGAAGATCAACCGCCGAAAATGGAATTTAGACAG GTCGTCGAGGAAGACGCCGTGTATTCCAAGAAATGTAAAGTTTTCGTTAAGAAAGATGGGGCATTTGCCGATCGTGGTGTGGGCACATTGTACTTAAAGCCTGTAAAAGATTCTGAGAAGACACAATTGCTAGTTCGCGCCGATACAAACCTCGGAAATATCTTGGTGAACTTAATTTTAAGCACGGGTATCCCAACACAACGTATGGGTAAAAACAATGTGATGATGGTTTGTCTTCCTACACCCGATGTAGAAAAAGCCACTTCGATGCTGCTACGTGTCAAAACAGCAGAAGAAGCTGACGAGCTGTTAGCAGAATTAGACaaatacaaaaagtaa